CCATACTTTTTCTCACAACTCCGCCATTCACCAACTAAAAAGGCGCCGTCGTCGCATTCAGCGGAGGAGAAAAATTTCAGCGAGAGAGAAGAAACAATGAAGGGGTCGGACTCTGAAACCTCAAGGAAATCCGGCAACAACAAAGACAAGTCCACAAAACCTCCCTTCATTCCAGCCAAAGACGACACCAAACCAGTTCTCCAAGACCctgtcagtctctctctctctctcctctctctatctctctctctccctctctgctCAATTCTAATGTTTGGAATGTTGTTTTGGTGTTGGCAGATACTGAGATCCGACCCGATTGAGACGGAGGAAGCTGTGCTCCGGTTGCCTCCCTTCCCTATTGCCAGATCAACAAACCCTCCGCCCAAAtgagctgaacacttgcttctTCAGACAAAGCGACTCTACTAAGTGACGGAGAGAAGGATTCGAACTCAGATGTTACATTAGTTGCTGGATGTTTTTATACTTTGGTGAATGAGAATGATGATTATACGATGAATATTAGATGGTTCAAGATTCAACCTTTTATAACATTCTCTTGTTTACGTTTCATTTCTGACTGCCAGATTGTAGTGCTCATTACAATTCAACTTTTGGTCATCTAAAAACGCTTTCCGTTattctaaaagcacttccaaacaaaCCATAAAGAACGTCATAACAAAGTGTTGCTCAAAACCAAAGTGCAGAAGACGTAAACTCGAACGTTTGAAATTTTCATTCCCGAGTAATCCAAGGACATCGTTCATCCGAGGACATTACTCCAAACTAATATTGTTCTCCAATGTAAAGTTGCAACAAAGATGAATAAATCCTACTGTAACAACAGTGAATCAATTCTCCTCTTCAGAGGATGCCGAATGAACCTGATCTTGAAGGTTAGGGAAATTTGCAGGCAGTATAAACAGGGGATCAGCACCAGCAGAACCCTTAAGAGCAAGACCTAATGCATAGCCCAGTGCACGCGCAACAGGAACAGCAACAGCATTTCCAACCTGCATGTACCTGAAACGATTCCAAACGTAAATACCTACCACCCCTCTGGATTGAATTAATAACTAGCTGTTAATCGAGTGATGTCTCAAATTCTAACTCCCTTAGCCTCATTGACCAAAGAATATGGGTAAAAGACGGTTAAAAATAGGACACCTTTCTTTTATAGGCCCGCTGAGCTTGTAAAAATCCGGAAAGCCTTGTAGCCTGGCATTCTCACGAATTGTCAGCACCCTATCTTGCTCCGGGTGCATAATTgcctaaaaaaaatacaagagaCTGAGAAGATGATCGTCTTTACGTGTCTGAAAATAAT
This window of the Malus domestica chromosome 03, GDT2T_hap1 genome carries:
- the LOC103452452 gene encoding uncharacterized protein; protein product: MSFGLYMGSQFRPYLKGPYFFSQLRHSPTKKAPSSHSAEEKNFSEREETMKGSDSETSRKSGNNKDKSTKPPFIPAKDDTKPVLQDPILRSDPIETEEAVLRLPPFPIARSTNPPPK